One window of Desulfarculus baarsii DSM 2075 genomic DNA carries:
- a CDS encoding oxidoreductase, producing the protein MSNYPLLFEPITINKMQMSNRIVMPAMHLNYTPDGAVSDQLVAFYRERAEGGAGLCIVGGCVINDRSGGPFMVNILKDDDIPGLTRLAKAIQDGGARAGVQLYMAGAYAHSFAIGQQSISSSPHFSKFTKQDAREMSLEEIAQVQDDFVQAALRAQKAGMDMVEILASAGYLICQFLSPTINKRTDEYGGSLENRMRFGLEVVRKTRAAVGPDFCVGVRVAGNDFVPGNHTNEEAALFAKACQDAGADMINVTGGWHETKVPQLTHELPAAGFAYLARGVKRAVSVPVASSNRIHGPGLAEEILARGDADLICMGRPLIADPELPNKAKAGRVDLIKRCVACNQGCFDAIMTLGPIGCMVNPRASHEALGKPGPAAAAKKVVVVGGGAAGAQAAITAAERGHKVTLFEAADTLGGQIAWYWRSTEKPDFAAIPAWQGAYLKELGVDVRLGQRAEADSIAALGPDHVVLASGARPVMPPIPGLSGPGVVHAWDVLKGKAPVIGREVVVIGGGAVGLETAINVAKRGALTPEQAYYLTLFRGESPEAIDRLLTTGSHNVTVLEMLPKIGKGVGRSTAWIVYLLIKRFGIKPITGVKVLSVEPGKVTFDSSDGQIAIKADTVIVAAGAAPVNDLLEPLRAKGLDVSVIGDAGGGLTVLDAIAQGYKLAAEL; encoded by the coding sequence ATGAGCAACTATCCATTGCTGTTTGAGCCCATCACGATCAACAAAATGCAGATGTCCAACCGCATCGTCATGCCGGCCATGCATCTGAACTACACCCCCGACGGCGCGGTCAGCGACCAACTCGTCGCCTTTTACCGCGAGCGCGCCGAGGGCGGCGCGGGCCTGTGCATCGTCGGCGGCTGCGTGATCAACGACCGTTCGGGCGGCCCGTTCATGGTCAATATCCTCAAGGACGACGACATCCCCGGCCTGACCCGCCTGGCCAAGGCCATCCAGGATGGCGGGGCCAGGGCCGGCGTGCAGCTTTACATGGCCGGAGCTTACGCCCATTCTTTCGCCATCGGCCAGCAGTCCATCAGCTCCTCGCCGCATTTTTCCAAGTTCACCAAGCAGGACGCCCGCGAGATGAGCTTGGAGGAGATTGCCCAGGTGCAGGACGACTTTGTCCAGGCGGCGTTGCGGGCGCAAAAAGCGGGCATGGACATGGTCGAGATTCTGGCTTCGGCCGGCTATCTGATCTGTCAATTTTTGTCGCCGACGATCAATAAACGCACCGATGAGTACGGCGGCTCGCTGGAAAACCGCATGCGTTTTGGCCTGGAGGTGGTGCGCAAGACGCGCGCGGCCGTGGGGCCTGATTTTTGCGTGGGCGTGCGCGTGGCCGGCAACGACTTCGTGCCCGGCAACCACACCAACGAGGAGGCGGCGTTGTTCGCCAAGGCCTGTCAGGACGCCGGGGCCGACATGATCAACGTCACCGGCGGCTGGCACGAGACCAAGGTGCCCCAGTTGACCCACGAGCTGCCGGCGGCTGGTTTCGCCTATCTGGCCCGTGGCGTCAAGCGGGCGGTGAGCGTGCCGGTGGCCTCCAGCAACCGCATCCACGGCCCCGGCCTGGCCGAGGAGATTTTGGCCCGTGGCGACGCCGATCTGATCTGCATGGGCCGGCCCCTGATCGCCGACCCCGAACTGCCCAACAAGGCCAAGGCCGGCCGCGTCGATCTGATCAAGCGCTGCGTGGCCTGCAACCAGGGTTGTTTCGACGCCATCATGACCCTTGGCCCCATCGGCTGCATGGTCAATCCCCGGGCCAGTCACGAGGCCTTGGGCAAGCCCGGCCCGGCGGCGGCGGCCAAAAAAGTGGTGGTGGTCGGCGGTGGCGCGGCCGGGGCCCAGGCGGCGATCACCGCGGCCGAGCGCGGCCACAAGGTCACGCTCTTCGAGGCGGCCGATACGTTGGGCGGCCAGATCGCCTGGTATTGGCGCTCGACCGAAAAGCCCGATTTCGCGGCGATTCCGGCTTGGCAGGGGGCTTATCTCAAGGAGCTTGGCGTGGATGTGCGCCTGGGCCAGAGGGCCGAGGCCGACTCCATCGCCGCCCTGGGGCCCGACCACGTGGTGCTGGCCAGCGGCGCGCGGCCGGTGATGCCGCCCATCCCCGGCTTGAGCGGGCCGGGCGTGGTCCACGCCTGGGACGTGCTCAAGGGCAAGGCCCCGGTGATCGGCCGCGAGGTGGTGGTCATCGGCGGCGGCGCGGTGGGCCTGGAGACGGCGATCAACGTGGCCAAGCGCGGCGCGCTGACCCCGGAGCAGGCCTACTACCTGACGCTGTTCCGTGGCGAAAGCCCCGAGGCCATCGACAGGTTGCTGACCACGGGCAGCCACAACGTGACGGTTTTGGAGATGCTGCCCAAGATCGGCAAGGGCGTGGGCCGCTCCACGGCCTGGATCGTCTATTTGCTGATCAAGCGCTTCGGGATCAAGCCCATCACCGGGGTCAAGGTGCTCTCGGTGGAGCCGGGCAAGGTCACCTTCGACTCCAGCGACGGCCAGATCGCCATCAAGGCCGACACGGTCATCGTCGCCGCCGGGGCCGCGCCGGTCAACGATTTGCTGGAGCCGCTGCGGGCCAAGGGCCTTGACGTCAGCGTCATTGGCGACGCCGGCGGAGGCCTGACCGTCCTTGACGCCATTGCCCAGGGCTACAAGCTGGCCGCCGAGCTCTAG
- a CDS encoding Hsp20/alpha crystallin family protein encodes MRLRQILQGLDQQDQSDHGGWTPAVDIYETDTEVVLVVEAAGVSVDNFKVIVDGEVVRVYGTRQATCSEPGAKFHRMEIHSGAFVRSFRIKVPFLADGVRAKADDGILRVRLPKAPLCHKVIVDMA; translated from the coding sequence GTGAGACTACGCCAGATTCTCCAAGGCTTGGATCAGCAGGACCAGTCCGACCACGGCGGCTGGACCCCGGCGGTGGACATCTACGAAACCGATACGGAAGTGGTGCTGGTGGTCGAGGCCGCCGGCGTTTCGGTGGATAACTTCAAGGTCATCGTCGACGGCGAGGTGGTGCGCGTCTACGGCACGCGGCAAGCCACTTGCTCCGAGCCCGGCGCCAAGTTCCACCGCATGGAGATCCACTCCGGGGCCTTTGTGCGCTCGTTTCGCATCAAGGTGCCGTTTTTGGCCGACGGCGTCAGGGCCAAGGCCGACGACGGCATCCTGCGCGTACGCCTGCCCAAAGCGCCCTTGTGCCACAAAGTCATCGTGGACATGGCCTGA
- the lon gene encoding endopeptidase La: MTEDRMKPNGPVDVQVDYGDDERPSGRESRMHIPDSLPILPVKDMSMFPRMVLPMLVSDQKHARLIDDVLTAQKMVGLVAIKGETPSAQVESMDQIHHVGVVALILRMNKEEDQNAMRLVAQGLSRFRVVELTRTEPYLVGTIEPVQDLVTNDMETMALFSNLRGLFKRMLDLAPHMPEELSTLAVGIDDPGALCDLAASTIKLGPEDRQSVVEAIDVRERLRRVTTLLNHEIQVLELGSKIQSQVKEGLDKTQRDYYLRQQLKAIKQELGEADEGGESEVEDLRARLAEAHLPEEADKEAQRELKRLAKMHSSSSEYHVISTYLDWMTHLPWNQTTADQIDIDAAHKILEDDHFGLDKVKQRILEFLAVRKLNPEVQGSILCFVGPPGVGKTSLGRSIARSMGRKFSRISLGGVRDEAEIRGHRRTYVGAMPGRIIQSIRRVGSKNPVLMLDEIDKLGADFRGDPSSALLEVLDPEQNRSFSDHYLDVAFDLSKVMFVTTANVLDTIPAPLRDRMEIIEIPGYTAEEKLKIAKRYLVPRQRKLHGLGAANLAINDGAINALIQGYTREAGLRNLEREIGAVCRWAARKVAEGETAKIVVGRADLQEIRGPARFSPEAAMRTAMPGVATGMAWTPTGGDILFVEATDMPGQGRLTLTGQLGDVMKESAQAAVSYVRANAERLGVDPEFHKTRDLHIHVPAGAIPKDGPSAGVTLYTALLSLLTDRQVRPDVSMTGEITLRGMVLPVGGIKEKVLAAKRAGIKEIILPAQNKRDLTDVPEAARQGLVFHFAERMDQVPRWALATKSSAKAKHK, from the coding sequence ATGACCGAAGATAGAATGAAGCCCAACGGACCGGTGGACGTCCAGGTGGATTACGGCGACGACGAACGCCCCTCTGGCCGCGAAAGCCGCATGCATATACCCGATAGCTTGCCCATCCTGCCGGTCAAGGACATGTCCATGTTCCCGCGCATGGTCTTGCCCATGCTCGTCTCCGACCAAAAGCACGCCCGGCTCATCGACGACGTGCTGACAGCCCAGAAGATGGTGGGCCTGGTGGCCATCAAGGGCGAGACGCCCTCGGCCCAGGTCGAGAGCATGGACCAGATTCACCACGTGGGCGTGGTGGCCTTGATCCTGCGCATGAATAAGGAAGAAGACCAGAACGCCATGCGCCTGGTGGCCCAGGGCCTCAGCCGCTTCCGCGTGGTCGAGTTGACCCGCACCGAGCCCTATTTGGTGGGCACCATCGAGCCGGTGCAAGACCTGGTCACCAACGACATGGAGACCATGGCCCTGTTCAGCAACCTGCGCGGCCTGTTCAAGCGCATGCTCGATCTGGCCCCGCACATGCCCGAGGAGCTTTCGACCCTGGCGGTGGGCATCGACGACCCCGGCGCGCTGTGCGACCTGGCCGCCAGCACCATCAAGCTGGGGCCCGAGGACCGCCAGAGCGTGGTCGAGGCCATCGACGTGCGCGAGCGCCTGCGCCGGGTGACCACCCTGCTCAACCACGAGATCCAGGTGCTGGAGTTGGGCAGCAAGATCCAGAGTCAGGTCAAGGAAGGCCTGGACAAGACCCAGCGCGACTATTATCTGCGCCAGCAGCTCAAGGCCATCAAGCAGGAGCTGGGCGAGGCCGACGAAGGCGGTGAAAGCGAGGTCGAGGATCTGCGCGCCCGCCTGGCCGAGGCCCATCTGCCCGAGGAGGCCGACAAGGAGGCCCAGCGCGAACTCAAGCGCCTGGCCAAGATGCACTCCAGCTCCAGCGAGTACCACGTCATCAGCACCTATCTGGACTGGATGACCCATCTGCCCTGGAACCAGACCACCGCCGACCAGATCGACATCGACGCCGCCCACAAGATCCTCGAGGACGACCACTTCGGCCTGGACAAGGTCAAGCAGCGCATCCTGGAGTTTCTGGCCGTGCGCAAGCTCAACCCCGAGGTGCAGGGTTCGATCCTGTGCTTCGTGGGCCCGCCCGGCGTGGGCAAGACGTCACTGGGCCGCTCCATCGCCCGCTCCATGGGCCGCAAGTTCAGCCGCATCAGCCTGGGCGGCGTGCGCGACGAGGCCGAGATTCGCGGCCACCGCCGCACCTATGTGGGGGCCATGCCCGGCCGCATCATCCAGAGCATCCGCCGCGTGGGCTCCAAAAACCCCGTGCTCATGCTCGACGAGATCGACAAGCTGGGGGCTGATTTTCGCGGCGATCCCTCCAGCGCCCTGCTGGAGGTTCTCGACCCCGAGCAGAACCGCAGCTTCAGCGATCACTACCTGGACGTGGCCTTTGATCTTTCCAAGGTGATGTTCGTCACCACCGCCAACGTCCTCGACACCATCCCCGCGCCCCTGCGCGACCGCATGGAGATCATCGAGATCCCCGGCTACACCGCCGAGGAAAAGCTCAAGATCGCCAAGCGCTACCTTGTCCCGCGCCAGCGCAAGCTTCACGGCCTGGGCGCGGCCAACCTGGCCATCAACGACGGGGCCATCAACGCCCTGATCCAGGGCTACACCCGCGAGGCCGGCCTGCGCAACCTCGAGCGCGAGATCGGGGCCGTCTGCCGCTGGGCGGCGCGCAAAGTGGCCGAGGGCGAAACGGCCAAGATCGTCGTCGGCCGGGCCGACTTGCAGGAGATTCGCGGGCCGGCGCGCTTCAGCCCCGAGGCGGCCATGCGCACGGCCATGCCCGGCGTGGCCACCGGCATGGCCTGGACGCCAACCGGCGGCGACATCCTCTTTGTCGAGGCCACCGACATGCCCGGCCAGGGCCGCCTGACCCTCACCGGCCAACTGGGCGACGTAATGAAGGAATCGGCCCAGGCCGCCGTCAGCTACGTGCGGGCCAACGCCGAACGCCTGGGCGTCGACCCCGAGTTCCACAAGACACGCGACCTGCACATCCACGTGCCCGCCGGGGCCATCCCCAAGGACGGGCCCAGCGCCGGCGTGACCCTCTACACCGCCCTGCTGAGCCTGCTCACCGACCGCCAGGTGCGTCCCGACGTCTCCATGACCGGCGAGATCACCCTGCGCGGCATGGTCCTGCCGGTGGGCGGCATCAAGGAAAAAGTCCTGGCCGCCAAGCGCGCCGGCATCAAGGAGATCATCCTGCCGGCCCAGAACAAACGCGACCTGACCGACGTGCCCGAGGCGGCCCGCCAGGGGCTGGTCTTCCACTTTGCCGAGCGCATGGACCAGGTGCCCCGCTGGGCCCTGGCCACCAAGTCGTCGGCCAAGGCCAAGCACAAATGA
- a CDS encoding SGNH/GDSL hydrolase family protein, with the protein MPFRQIVVWLLGLAAVALSGNVLWVLWSQGLADSEDLGLALFYCALAMMAWLFCLFGPRLAIGGRAVLKGLLLIVSLGLSLVLFELLMTPFHLVFNSAHQATLHAPQSAKRHVGDKYRFDLEVDPELGYVPRRGGQYAYDRHGAQRNAHQAQKPPGVRRVALVGDSIAAIGYLGGWLERLGPRGVEYWNLGVDGFGAWQELKYFERHGRALRPDLVLIEFCLNDFDGTPMILKDQDGQAVVANLYLGSEQFNPWLYRRSTIYRAYLSLKASLTDRDGLRADVKNALAAFQRHAANDHFTLKVVVYPLMSPYEQWPESYKKQRQDILVILRELGVEHFDATGLLAQALQGRPLAWARMAEGDYFHPSEAFAELLARRLLADGFLAAAN; encoded by the coding sequence ATGCCGTTTCGCCAAATCGTTGTGTGGTTGTTGGGCCTGGCCGCCGTGGCTCTTTCGGGCAACGTCCTGTGGGTGCTGTGGAGCCAGGGCCTGGCTGACAGCGAAGACCTGGGCTTGGCTTTGTTTTACTGCGCCTTGGCAATGATGGCCTGGCTGTTTTGCCTGTTTGGCCCGCGCCTGGCCATCGGCGGCAGGGCCGTGCTGAAGGGGTTGTTGCTGATTGTTTCGTTGGGCCTTTCGCTGGTGTTGTTCGAGCTTCTGATGACGCCGTTTCATCTGGTGTTCAACTCGGCCCACCAGGCCACCCTGCATGCGCCCCAGTCCGCCAAGCGCCATGTCGGCGACAAGTATCGTTTCGACCTGGAAGTCGACCCGGAGTTGGGCTACGTCCCGCGCCGGGGCGGGCAATACGCCTACGACCGCCATGGCGCGCAGCGTAACGCCCACCAGGCTCAAAAGCCGCCCGGCGTCAGGCGCGTCGCGCTGGTGGGCGACTCCATCGCGGCCATCGGTTATCTGGGCGGCTGGCTGGAGCGGCTGGGTCCGCGGGGGGTGGAATATTGGAATCTGGGCGTGGACGGCTTCGGCGCGTGGCAGGAGCTGAAATATTTCGAGCGCCACGGCCGCGCCTTGCGGCCCGATCTGGTGTTGATCGAGTTTTGCCTCAACGACTTCGACGGCACGCCGATGATCCTCAAGGACCAGGACGGCCAGGCCGTGGTGGCCAACCTCTACCTGGGCAGCGAGCAGTTCAATCCCTGGCTTTATCGACGCTCGACGATCTACCGAGCCTATCTGTCGCTCAAGGCCTCGCTGACCGACCGCGACGGCCTACGCGCCGACGTCAAAAACGCCTTGGCCGCCTTTCAGCGTCACGCAGCCAACGATCATTTCACGCTGAAGGTGGTGGTTTATCCGCTGATGAGCCCCTACGAGCAGTGGCCGGAATCATATAAAAAACAGCGTCAGGATATTCTGGTGATTTTGCGCGAGCTGGGCGTGGAGCACTTCGACGCCACGGGCCTGTTGGCCCAGGCCCTGCAAGGCCGGCCCCTGGCCTGGGCGCGCATGGCCGAGGGCGACTATTTTCATCCATCGGAGGCCTTTGCCGAGCTGCTGGCCCGGCGTTTGCTGGCCGATGGTTTCCTGGCGGCGGCCAACTGA
- a CDS encoding chemotaxis protein CheX, giving the protein MDQRFIEAFKSSAASVLGSMAFTQATAGVHYVKQDEQSTGDVSAIVGLTGQWEGSLSVSFAEACICGVVGNMFGEEIPAINDEVEDAVGELTNIISGDARRRIAELGVIIEGAVPLVVAGKGHRVRHMTSAPIWAIPFETPVGGFVIELCLTPAAL; this is encoded by the coding sequence GTGGATCAACGTTTCATCGAGGCATTCAAATCGTCGGCCGCCAGCGTCCTGGGCTCCATGGCCTTCACCCAGGCCACGGCCGGCGTCCACTACGTCAAACAGGACGAGCAATCCACCGGAGACGTTTCGGCCATCGTCGGCCTGACCGGCCAGTGGGAAGGCTCGCTGTCGGTCTCCTTCGCCGAGGCCTGCATCTGTGGCGTCGTCGGCAACATGTTCGGCGAGGAGATCCCGGCCATCAACGACGAGGTCGAGGACGCCGTGGGCGAGCTGACCAACATCATCAGCGGCGACGCCAGGCGGCGCATCGCCGAACTGGGCGTGATCATCGAGGGCGCGGTGCCCCTGGTCGTGGCCGGCAAGGGCCACCGCGTGCGCCACATGACCAGCGCGCCGATCTGGGCCATCCCCTTCGAAACGCCGGTGGGCGGTTTCGTTATCGAGCTGTGCCTGACGCCCGCCGCCCTCTAG
- the cysC gene encoding adenylyl-sulfate kinase: MTEKGFTVWLTGPPRSGKTTLAGLLAQALRELGRQVQVLDGDEVRKVLCADLGFSRQDRRANNLRTAYVASLLNDHGVCCLVAQIAPYAADRQEVRRRLADYVEVFMDCPLEQLINRDYKGIYAKALAGQLKGVTGVDDPYEPPLDPEVHCRTDRQSPQDSLAQVLEYLLRAGLLATAAPAGQEAAYTPEQEALIRRRLADLGYL; this comes from the coding sequence ATGACCGAAAAAGGCTTCACCGTCTGGCTGACCGGGCCGCCGCGTTCGGGCAAGACCACTCTGGCCGGGCTGCTGGCCCAGGCCCTGCGTGAACTGGGCCGTCAGGTCCAGGTGCTCGACGGCGACGAGGTGCGCAAAGTCCTCTGCGCCGACCTGGGCTTCAGCCGCCAGGACCGCCGGGCCAACAACCTGCGCACGGCCTACGTGGCCTCGCTGTTAAACGATCACGGCGTCTGCTGCCTGGTGGCCCAGATCGCCCCCTACGCCGCCGATCGCCAGGAAGTGCGCCGCCGCCTGGCCGACTACGTCGAGGTGTTCATGGACTGCCCCCTGGAGCAGCTGATCAACCGCGACTACAAGGGCATCTACGCCAAGGCCCTGGCCGGCCAGCTCAAGGGCGTCACCGGCGTTGACGACCCCTACGAGCCGCCCCTGGATCCGGAGGTCCACTGCCGCACCGACCGCCAGAGCCCCCAGGATAGCCTGGCCCAGGTGCTGGAGTATCTGCTGCGCGCCGGCTTGTTGGCCACGGCCGCGCCGGCCGGGCAAGAGGCGGCCTACACCCCCGAGCAGGAGGCCCTGATCCGGCGTCGCCTGGCCGACCTGGGCTACCTCTAG
- the ruvB gene encoding Holliday junction branch migration DNA helicase RuvB, translating to MSDDPFGPRLVCGAAAEEDRALDSLRPTSLAEFVGQEEAKANLRVFIAAARQRGEALDHVLLHGHPGLGKTTLAHIIARELGVEVTATSGPVLERAGDLAAILTNLGPRDVLFVDEIHRLNHVVEEVLYPAMEDFHLDIVVGQGPSARTVKLNLEPFTLVGATTRAGLLTPPLRDRFGVQVRVDMYTPEELASIVGRSARLLGLDISPEGAAEIARRSRATPRVANRLLKRVRDFAQVEAAGHADLALCDYALGRLGVDQNGLDRLDRDLLSAIVQKFDGGPVGLSNLAAAVGEEAQTIEEVYEPYLIQQGLLKRTKAGRVATGRALELFGFTRRSERLF from the coding sequence ATGTCCGACGATCCCTTTGGCCCCAGGTTGGTTTGCGGCGCGGCCGCCGAGGAAGACCGCGCCCTGGATTCGCTGCGGCCCACCTCCCTGGCCGAGTTTGTCGGCCAGGAAGAAGCCAAGGCCAACCTCCGCGTGTTCATCGCCGCCGCCCGCCAGCGCGGCGAGGCCCTGGATCACGTGCTGCTGCACGGCCACCCCGGCCTGGGCAAGACCACCCTGGCCCACATCATCGCCCGCGAACTGGGCGTGGAAGTCACCGCCACCAGCGGCCCCGTGCTGGAGCGCGCCGGCGACCTGGCGGCCATCCTCACCAATCTGGGCCCCCGCGATGTCTTGTTCGTCGATGAAATCCACCGCCTCAACCACGTCGTCGAGGAAGTGCTTTATCCGGCCATGGAGGATTTCCACCTGGACATAGTCGTGGGCCAGGGGCCCAGCGCCCGCACGGTCAAGCTCAACCTCGAACCCTTCACCCTGGTGGGGGCCACCACCAGGGCCGGCCTGCTGACCCCGCCCCTGCGCGATCGCTTTGGCGTGCAGGTGCGCGTGGACATGTACACGCCCGAGGAGCTGGCCAGCATCGTCGGCCGCTCGGCGCGCCTGCTGGGCCTGGATATTTCGCCCGAGGGCGCCGCAGAAATCGCCCGACGCTCGCGGGCCACCCCCCGCGTGGCCAACCGCCTGCTCAAACGCGTGCGCGATTTCGCCCAGGTCGAGGCCGCCGGCCACGCCGATCTGGCCCTGTGCGACTATGCCCTGGGCCGTCTGGGCGTGGACCAGAACGGCCTGGACCGCCTGGACCGCGATCTGCTCTCGGCCATCGTGCAAAAATTCGACGGCGGGCCGGTGGGCCTTTCCAACCTGGCCGCCGCCGTGGGCGAGGAGGCCCAGACCATCGAGGAGGTCTACGAGCCCTATCTGATCCAGCAGGGTCTGCTCAAACGCACCAAGGCCGGCCGCGTGGCCACGGGCCGGGCCCTGGAGCTTTTTGGTTTCACGCGTCGGTCGGAGCGGCTTTTCTAG
- a CDS encoding alkaline phosphatase family protein translates to MGIFKKFLKREKIRERLFVLSIDGLPHSFLAEPSGRMLMPNLAAVTASGAMGRMNSVLPTVSSVAWASYATGVNPGKHGIFGFVDRVPSPFATWVPTARDLKAPTLWELIGRTGKEVGVINVPLTYPPRQVNGFMVACFLSPDLASATYPPELTPQLLELDYRIEAESALAGHDQNAYLADLQDTMARRFKAAFQLIHSQSWDFFHLHVMGSDRVNHFHWGSWEDNAPGAAGFENFYRRLDSYIGELTEHLPPGCRLMILSEHGFTRAKGNVFVNRWLEENGYLLFGRGRKELKNMHPDSRAYSLVPGRIYINLEGREERGRVNAGKAYEDLRDELIHRLAALCHPETGQPVVEAVLRREEIYSGPHTSRAADLIIAPAAGFDLKANLSAPAVVRPPDLGGVHTYDDAFLFIQSAAALPAHNTFSIIDVTPTILKIMNIAAPQSMDGRVLL, encoded by the coding sequence GTGGGCATATTCAAAAAATTCCTCAAGCGGGAAAAAATCCGCGAGCGGCTGTTCGTTCTGAGCATCGACGGCCTGCCCCATTCTTTCCTGGCCGAACCCAGCGGGCGCATGCTCATGCCCAACCTGGCGGCGGTGACGGCCAGCGGGGCCATGGGTCGGATGAACTCCGTATTGCCCACGGTCAGTTCGGTGGCTTGGGCCTCCTACGCCACCGGAGTAAATCCTGGCAAGCACGGTATTTTCGGCTTTGTCGACCGCGTGCCCAGCCCCTTCGCCACCTGGGTGCCCACCGCCCGCGACCTGAAGGCCCCAACGCTTTGGGAGCTGATCGGCCGCACGGGCAAGGAAGTGGGCGTGATCAACGTGCCCTTGACCTACCCGCCGCGCCAGGTCAACGGCTTCATGGTGGCCTGCTTTCTCAGCCCCGATCTGGCCAGCGCCACCTATCCGCCCGAGTTGACGCCCCAGTTGCTGGAGCTGGATTATCGCATCGAGGCCGAGAGCGCCTTGGCCGGCCACGACCAGAACGCCTACCTGGCCGATCTGCAAGACACCATGGCCCGTCGCTTCAAGGCGGCATTCCAACTGATCCATTCGCAATCGTGGGATTTTTTCCACCTGCACGTCATGGGCAGCGACCGGGTCAACCACTTTCATTGGGGCAGTTGGGAAGACAACGCGCCCGGCGCGGCCGGCTTCGAGAACTTCTATCGTCGGCTCGACTCCTACATCGGCGAGTTGACCGAGCACCTGCCGCCGGGCTGCCGGCTGATGATCCTCAGCGAGCACGGCTTCACCAGGGCCAAGGGCAATGTTTTCGTCAACCGCTGGCTGGAGGAAAACGGCTACCTGCTCTTTGGCCGCGGCCGCAAGGAGCTGAAAAACATGCACCCCGACAGCCGGGCCTACAGCCTGGTGCCGGGGCGCATCTACATCAACCTCGAAGGCCGCGAGGAGCGGGGCCGCGTCAACGCCGGCAAGGCCTACGAAGACCTGCGCGACGAACTGATCCACCGCCTGGCCGCCCTTTGCCACCCCGAAACCGGCCAACCCGTGGTGGAGGCGGTGCTGCGCCGCGAGGAGATCTACAGCGGCCCGCACACCAGCCGCGCCGCCGACCTGATCATCGCCCCGGCCGCCGGCTTCGACCTCAAGGCCAACCTTTCGGCCCCGGCCGTGGTGCGCCCGCCCGATCTGGGCGGCGTGCACACCTACGACGACGCCTTCTTGTTCATCCAAAGCGCCGCCGCCCTGCCGGCCCACAACACCTTCTCGATCATCGACGTGACGCCGACGATACTCAAAATCATGAACATCGCCGCGCCACAGAGCATGGATGGGCGCGTATTGCTATGA
- a CDS encoding acyltransferase, which translates to MQDHFAEKLARIQAILDAGLDAPAAIAIFELLGGQGVSAADLEHGRLYSELLPKGREPGFTPTQRHLHFLWDALDRLPSCLVVSLAFPLRQMLARRLFAGVGRDFLCEEHVRFNFGQFISLGDNVFFNRGVFLDSKGGLKIGHSVALAEDVRVFTHGHSESSHKERSYAGVVIEDYAKIYSGAVILPGARVGREAIVAAGALVSGDVPAGMVVAGAPARVIRPRRDEGRHGEELDHLWL; encoded by the coding sequence GTGCAAGACCATTTCGCCGAAAAATTGGCCCGCATCCAGGCCATCCTCGACGCCGGCCTGGACGCTCCGGCCGCCATAGCCATCTTCGAGCTGCTGGGCGGCCAAGGCGTCAGCGCCGCCGATCTGGAGCACGGCCGGCTCTACTCCGAGCTGCTGCCCAAGGGCCGCGAACCAGGCTTCACGCCAACCCAGCGGCATCTGCATTTCCTGTGGGACGCCCTTGATCGCCTGCCATCATGCCTGGTCGTCTCGCTGGCCTTTCCCCTGCGCCAGATGCTGGCCCGGCGCCTGTTCGCCGGCGTCGGCCGCGATTTCCTCTGCGAGGAGCACGTGCGCTTCAACTTCGGCCAGTTCATCAGCCTGGGCGACAACGTCTTTTTCAACCGAGGCGTGTTTCTCGACAGCAAGGGCGGGCTGAAAATCGGCCACTCGGTGGCCCTGGCCGAGGACGTGCGGGTGTTCACCCACGGCCATTCCGAATCCTCGCACAAGGAACGCTCCTACGCCGGCGTGGTCATCGAGGACTACGCCAAAATTTACAGCGGCGCGGTGATCTTGCCCGGCGCGCGGGTGGGCCGCGAAGCCATCGTCGCCGCCGGCGCGTTGGTCAGCGGCGACGTGCCCGCGGGCATGGTCGTGGCCGGCGCGCCGGCGAGGGTGATCAGGCCGCGGCGCGATGAGGGACGACATGGCGAGGAGTTGGATCATCTTTGGTTGTGA
- the ruvA gene encoding Holliday junction branch migration protein RuvA, with the protein MIARLRGQLAARRPDHVVVDVGGVGYRVFVSLGAFCRLPQSGEISLLTHTIVRDDAIHLYGFINEQEWEAFRLLVSVAGVGPKLALAILSGLEVGELWAAIRAGDAARLAKTPGVGKKTAGRLVVDLAGRLPVGEQPAAAVAPGTAADDAQSALCNLGYPEAKAKKAVDKALAVAGDGAALEDLLRLALKELA; encoded by the coding sequence ATGATCGCCCGCCTCAGGGGCCAACTGGCGGCGCGCCGGCCCGATCACGTGGTCGTCGACGTGGGCGGCGTGGGCTACCGCGTCTTCGTCTCGCTGGGCGCGTTCTGCCGCCTGCCGCAATCGGGCGAGATCAGCCTGTTGACCCACACCATCGTGCGCGACGACGCCATCCACCTCTACGGCTTCATCAACGAACAGGAGTGGGAGGCCTTTCGCCTGCTGGTGAGCGTGGCCGGCGTGGGGCCCAAGCTGGCCCTGGCCATCCTCAGCGGCCTGGAGGTCGGCGAGCTGTGGGCGGCCATCCGCGCCGGCGACGCCGCGCGCCTGGCCAAGACGCCAGGCGTGGGCAAAAAAACCGCCGGCCGCCTGGTGGTCGATCTGGCCGGCCGCCTGCCCGTGGGCGAGCAACCGGCCGCCGCCGTGGCCCCCGGCACGGCCGCCGACGACGCCCAAAGCGCCCTGTGCAACCTGGGCTACCCCGAGGCCAAGGCCAAAAAAGCCGTGGACAAGGCCCTGGCCGTCGCCGGCGACGGCGCGGCCCTGGAAGATCTGCTGCGCCTGGCCCTCAAGGAACTGGCCTAG